The following proteins come from a genomic window of Solwaraspora sp. WMMA2065:
- a CDS encoding aromatic ring-hydroxylating dioxygenase subunit alpha, whose protein sequence is MLRREENERITRSGPGTPLGRLMRAYWQPAALVSEMDPQRPVKPVRLLGEDLVLFKQADGGWSLVGRFCAHRGVDLAYGRHEDGGLRCLYHGWLYGPDGRCLEQPAEPPHSTFASKVRIPSYPCVERNGIVFAYLGEGDPPPMPHYDCFQAPDEYTFAFKGLWECNWLQGVEGGIDPSHVSFLHRFIDEDPRDVYGQQFSEEVAGTGQKLSKLVGDAYRPDIEVEQAEHGLRVYALRQLTDEIRHVRITNLVFPNAFVVPFGNDKVFCQWHVPIDDYHHYWYMIFYDFAEPTDKQTLLAQRLDEVSLPDYRPLRNRANNWGFDPAEQRDLTYTGMGLDINVHDQWAVESMGPIQDRTVERLGVSDRAVTANRRLLLRAIDAFEAGNPVPARPADEAAAAELTGPLAVDTVAPTDGWEQTWREREAQRRAGSPWAGTPSRSAVGAPTRSAAGDA, encoded by the coding sequence ATGCTGCGGCGCGAGGAGAACGAGCGGATCACCCGCTCCGGGCCGGGCACACCGCTCGGCCGGCTGATGCGCGCGTACTGGCAGCCGGCGGCGCTGGTGTCGGAGATGGACCCGCAGCGGCCGGTCAAACCGGTCCGGCTGCTCGGCGAGGACCTGGTGCTGTTCAAGCAGGCCGACGGCGGCTGGTCGCTGGTCGGGCGGTTCTGCGCGCACCGGGGCGTCGACCTGGCGTACGGCCGGCACGAGGACGGCGGGCTGCGCTGCCTCTACCACGGTTGGCTGTACGGGCCGGACGGGCGCTGCCTGGAGCAGCCGGCCGAGCCGCCGCACAGCACCTTCGCCAGCAAGGTGCGCATCCCCAGCTACCCGTGCGTCGAGCGCAACGGCATCGTCTTCGCCTACCTCGGCGAGGGCGACCCGCCGCCGATGCCGCACTACGACTGCTTCCAGGCACCCGACGAGTACACCTTCGCCTTCAAAGGGCTGTGGGAGTGCAACTGGCTGCAGGGCGTCGAGGGCGGCATCGACCCCAGCCACGTCTCGTTCCTGCACCGGTTCATCGACGAGGATCCGCGCGACGTCTACGGCCAGCAGTTCAGCGAGGAGGTCGCCGGCACCGGGCAGAAGCTGTCCAAGCTGGTCGGCGACGCCTACCGGCCGGACATCGAGGTCGAGCAGGCCGAGCACGGCCTGCGGGTGTACGCGCTGCGCCAGCTCACCGACGAGATCCGCCACGTACGCATCACGAACCTGGTCTTCCCCAACGCGTTCGTGGTCCCGTTCGGCAACGACAAGGTTTTCTGCCAGTGGCACGTGCCGATCGACGACTACCACCACTACTGGTACATGATCTTTTACGACTTCGCCGAGCCGACCGACAAGCAGACCCTGCTCGCCCAGCGGCTCGACGAGGTCTCCCTGCCGGACTACCGGCCGCTGCGCAACCGGGCCAACAACTGGGGCTTCGACCCGGCCGAGCAGCGGGACCTGACCTACACCGGAATGGGGCTGGACATCAACGTCCACGACCAGTGGGCGGTGGAGAGCATGGGCCCGATCCAGGACCGCACCGTGGAGCGACTCGGTGTCTCCGACCGGGCGGTGACCGCGAACCGCCGGCTGCTGCTGCGCGCCATTGACGCCTTCGAGGCCGGCAACCCGGTCCCGGCCCGCCCGGCCGACGAGGCTGCGGCCGCCGAGCTGACCGGCCCGCTCGCCGTCGACACCGTGGCCCCGACCGACGGCTGGGAGCAGACCTGGCGCGAACGTGAGGCGCAGCGGCGGGCCGGCTCCCCGTGGGCCGGCACCCCGTCGCGGTCGGCGGTCGGCGCTCCGACGCGGTCGGCGGCCGGCGATGCGTAG
- a CDS encoding transposase has translation MMPVPAATRACLPCQSSDAVVGVDAGLDSLFTLSTGEKIPNPGHERRDRRRLARAQRNLARKARGSANRAKARLAVARVHARIADRRRDHLHKLTTRLVRETQTIVIEDLAVRNMMASHSLARAVSDAGWRQFRSMLGYRADWYGRDLVVVDRWFPSTRLCSGCGVLAEHLPLAVRSWTCRCGQAHDRDVNAARNILAEGLSVTACGGGVRPHRESSSRTGRSSVKQEPPGATQGIPVPSGRGGSQRSGRRSGAGRRGRRPVRSAAPDSPGTRSRSTSRRPGRSAVPGRRRPACARRGGRPAAPRPSGRPRRRRRARQQRVRHQQDRPKTSGCRARNRLIAAGTRVVLALMLGTGDPHGRDSVRWIVEQAATASVRTAGAGRVGRGSSCPGSVAVPSSLFRSRTSMSWRPVTGSGPPPGCASTPGL, from the coding sequence ATGATGCCGGTGCCGGCAGCAACCAGAGCCTGCTTGCCGTGCCAGTCATCAGACGCCGTGGTGGGGGTCGACGCCGGCCTCGACAGCCTGTTCACCCTGTCCACCGGGGAGAAGATCCCCAACCCGGGGCATGAACGCCGTGACCGGCGGCGGCTGGCCCGGGCCCAGCGGAACCTCGCACGCAAGGCCAGAGGCTCGGCGAACCGGGCCAAGGCCCGGCTGGCGGTGGCCCGGGTTCATGCCCGGATCGCCGACCGCCGCCGCGACCACCTGCACAAGTTGACCACCCGGCTCGTTCGTGAAACCCAGACGATCGTGATCGAGGACCTGGCCGTCCGCAACATGATGGCCAGTCACAGTCTGGCCCGCGCCGTCTCGGACGCGGGCTGGCGGCAGTTCCGCAGCATGCTGGGGTACAGAGCGGACTGGTACGGCCGGGATCTGGTGGTCGTGGACCGCTGGTTCCCGTCGACCCGACTGTGCTCGGGCTGTGGCGTACTGGCTGAACACCTGCCGTTGGCGGTCCGGTCGTGGACCTGCCGGTGCGGGCAGGCCCATGACCGGGACGTGAACGCGGCCCGGAACATTCTCGCGGAGGGGCTCTCCGTGACTGCCTGTGGAGGCGGTGTGAGACCTCACCGGGAGTCCTCCTCTCGGACGGGGCGGTCGTCGGTGAAGCAGGAACCCCCTGGGGCGACCCAGGGAATCCCCGTCCCTTCAGGGCGGGGAGGAAGTCAACGCAGTGGAAGGCGATCCGGGGCGGGCCGCCGAGGGCGTCGGCCAGTGCGGTCAGCGGCCCCAGACAGCCCGGGTACGCGCAGTCGATCCACGTCTCGCCGGCCAGGTCGGTCAGCCGTACCCGGTCGACGCCGGCCAGCCTGTGCCCGGCGGGGAGGGCGACCAGCAGCTCCTCGTCCGTCAGGTCGACCCCGTCGCCGACGGCGGGCGCGACAGCAGCGGGTGCGACACCAGCAGGATCGGCCGAAGACGTCCGGGTGCCGGGCGCGGAACCGGCTGATCGCCGCCGGTACGAGGGTGGTGTTGGCGCTGATGCTCGGCACCGGCGACCCGCACGGTCGTGACTCGGTGCGGTGGATCGTCGAGCAGGCCGCGACCGCGTCGGTGCGCACGGCCGGTGCTGGCCGCGTCGGACGCGGGTCGAGTTGCCCGGGGTCGGTCGCCGTACCGTCTTCCCTTTTCCGTTCTCGGACCAGCATGTCCTGGCGGCCCGTCACGGGATCCGGGCCACCACCCGGATGTGCCTCGACTCCAGGGCTTTGA
- a CDS encoding XRE family transcriptional regulator yields the protein MNVTAADVLAGVGPRLRALRRARGVTLAGLAEETGLTTSTLSRLENGKLRPTLEQLLPLARAHGVPLDDLVAAPPTGDPRIHLRPIRRSGLTIVPLTRRAGGVQAYKVVYPPAGRSPTMKQQTHDGYEWFYVLNGRVRFVLGDQEFQLDPGEAAEFDTRTPHWIGSADAQPAETLTLFGAQGERAHLSPVPTN from the coding sequence ATGAACGTCACCGCAGCGGACGTCCTCGCCGGGGTCGGCCCTCGGCTGCGTGCCCTGCGCCGGGCACGCGGCGTCACCCTGGCCGGCCTGGCCGAAGAGACCGGTCTGACCACGAGCACGCTGTCCCGCTTGGAGAACGGCAAACTCCGCCCGACGTTGGAGCAGCTGCTGCCGCTGGCGCGGGCCCACGGCGTACCGCTCGACGACCTGGTCGCCGCCCCACCCACCGGCGACCCGCGGATCCACCTGCGGCCGATCCGACGCTCCGGGCTGACCATCGTGCCGCTGACCCGGCGGGCCGGCGGCGTCCAGGCATACAAGGTGGTCTACCCGCCGGCCGGCCGGTCACCCACCATGAAACAGCAGACCCACGACGGGTACGAATGGTTCTACGTGCTCAACGGGCGGGTCCGGTTCGTCCTCGGCGACCAGGAGTTCCAGCTCGACCCGGGTGAGGCCGCCGAGTTCGACACCCGTACGCCGCACTGGATCGGCAGTGCCGACGCCCAACCGGCGGAGACACTCACCCTCTTCGGCGCCCAGGGCGAACGCGCCCACCTGTCACCGGTGCCGACCAACTGA
- a CDS encoding class I SAM-dependent methyltransferase yields MNGWQGPQLGADPESFWEGLHRSLTASDRPTNSQLVETAGALTPGAALDLGCGGGGDSIWLARQGWQVTAVDISATAVARVVAKADELGLGDRVTGERHDLADSFPAGTFDLINAQYFHTPFALDRGRVLRTAALALRPGGRLLVVDHGSTAPWSWNQDPDAHFPTPDEVATGLDLDPRQWRVLRADMPQRRATGPAGQTAMVTDNVLLIRRDGEIG; encoded by the coding sequence ATGAATGGATGGCAGGGCCCGCAGCTGGGTGCCGATCCCGAGTCGTTCTGGGAGGGGCTGCACCGCAGCCTGACCGCCTCGGACCGACCGACCAACTCACAGCTCGTCGAGACCGCCGGGGCGCTGACGCCGGGCGCCGCCCTGGATCTGGGCTGTGGTGGCGGCGGCGACAGCATCTGGCTGGCCCGACAAGGCTGGCAGGTCACGGCCGTGGACATCTCCGCTACGGCCGTTGCCCGCGTCGTGGCAAAGGCCGACGAGCTCGGCCTCGGCGACCGGGTCACCGGTGAACGGCACGATCTGGCGGACAGCTTCCCGGCCGGGACGTTCGACCTGATCAACGCGCAGTACTTCCACACGCCGTTCGCGCTGGACCGGGGCCGGGTGCTGCGTACCGCCGCGTTGGCCCTGCGGCCCGGCGGCCGGCTGCTGGTCGTCGACCACGGATCCACCGCCCCCTGGTCGTGGAATCAGGACCCGGACGCCCACTTCCCCACCCCGGACGAGGTGGCCACCGGCCTCGATCTCGATCCGCGGCAGTGGCGGGTGCTGCGGGCGGACATGCCGCAGCGGCGGGCCACCGGGCCGGCCGGTCAGACCGCGATGGTCACCGACAACGTGCTGCTCATCCGGCGCGACGGAGAGATCGGCTGA
- a CDS encoding GntR family transcriptional regulator → MDKGLDAPPRAQADEHAYTELKRRLLVGDFPLRIRLGEERPATLLSVSRTPVRQALTRLHPERLVERLPDGGYVPTASNLVEVRQLYEVRRALELATLHRPVETGEPHDPAVVEPLRDDWLVLRRDTPEPDPGFVLPDSAPPSGSTGRPRSTSASWRPSSVATSTPPTGNSRCIWGNPSPSSSNGPRRP, encoded by the coding sequence TTGGATAAAGGACTGGACGCACCTCCGCGAGCACAGGCCGATGAGCACGCCTACACCGAGCTGAAGCGGCGGCTGCTGGTCGGCGACTTCCCGCTGAGGATCCGGCTCGGCGAGGAGCGGCCGGCCACCCTGCTGTCGGTGTCGCGTACCCCGGTTCGCCAGGCCCTGACCCGGTTGCACCCCGAGCGGCTCGTCGAACGCCTGCCGGACGGCGGCTACGTGCCGACGGCGTCCAATCTGGTCGAGGTCCGGCAGTTGTACGAGGTCCGCCGAGCGTTGGAGCTGGCGACGCTGCACCGGCCGGTCGAGACCGGTGAACCACACGATCCGGCCGTCGTCGAGCCGCTGCGTGACGACTGGCTGGTGCTGCGCCGCGACACTCCGGAGCCGGATCCCGGCTTCGTGCTGCCCGACTCCGCTCCGCCGAGCGGATCGACCGGACGACCACGCAGCACCTCGGCATCCTGGAGGCCGTCCTCGGTGGCGACCTCGACACCGCCCACCGGGAATTCACGATGCATCTGGGGGAATCCGTCGCCGTCGTCGAGCAACGGGCCGCGCAGGCCCTGA
- a CDS encoding carbohydrate ABC transporter permease: MSAPTRTARPRPQRADRGGDRVSRLPGPARSLSLHTVSIIVGLIIVVPIAFALLGGFKDNRQLSNSPFGLPSPWIPENYLEILGSGSFWRQLFNSTLIALATAVIVVGVAALASFVFARYAFRGRELLFLFFTIGLMFPFAVAILPLFILLRTMGLLDNPLGVILPQAAFGLPVTIIILRSFFRAIPGELEESAILDGCTPFGFFWRILLPMARPAIATVSVLAIVASWNNFMLPLVVFNDPNWWTIPVGVQEFQGQYADDSAKVLAYVVLAMVPALAFYSIAERQLIGGLTAGATKG, encoded by the coding sequence ATGAGCGCCCCGACTCGTACCGCACGGCCCCGGCCGCAGCGGGCCGACCGGGGTGGCGACCGGGTGTCGCGGCTGCCCGGCCCGGCCCGGTCCCTGTCGTTGCACACCGTCTCGATCATCGTCGGGCTGATCATCGTGGTACCGATCGCCTTCGCGCTGCTCGGCGGGTTCAAGGACAACCGCCAGCTGTCCAACAGCCCGTTCGGTCTGCCGTCGCCGTGGATACCGGAGAACTACCTCGAGATTCTCGGCTCCGGATCGTTCTGGCGGCAGCTGTTCAACAGCACGCTGATCGCGCTGGCCACCGCGGTGATCGTGGTCGGGGTGGCGGCACTGGCGTCGTTCGTCTTCGCCCGGTACGCGTTCCGGGGGCGGGAACTGCTGTTCCTGTTCTTCACGATCGGGCTGATGTTCCCGTTCGCGGTCGCCATCCTGCCGCTGTTCATCCTGCTGCGCACCATGGGTCTGCTGGACAACCCGCTCGGGGTGATCCTGCCGCAGGCCGCGTTCGGCCTGCCGGTGACGATCATCATCCTGCGGTCGTTCTTCCGGGCCATACCGGGGGAGCTGGAGGAGTCGGCGATCCTCGACGGCTGTACGCCGTTCGGCTTCTTCTGGCGGATCCTGCTGCCGATGGCCCGGCCGGCGATCGCCACCGTGTCGGTGCTCGCCATCGTGGCCAGCTGGAACAACTTCATGCTTCCGCTGGTGGTGTTCAACGACCCGAACTGGTGGACCATCCCGGTGGGCGTGCAGGAGTTCCAGGGCCAGTACGCCGACGACAGCGCCAAGGTGCTGGCGTACGTCGTGCTGGCGATGGTCCCGGCGCTGGCCTTCTACTCGATCGCCGAACGTCAGCTGATCGGCGGGCTCACCGCCGGTGCCACCAAGGGCTGA
- a CDS encoding sugar ABC transporter permease: protein MDRNLRRRRISDRITIGLFLLPALVLFGVLVVVPILVAAYTSLFRWNGFGGLPTDFIGLDNFVRLLDDPVFIGDLRRGALLVVLSVTVQLPLALGLALLLNQKLRGRAVYRVLFFAPYVLSEVITAVLFTMVFSPNRGLANHVLGLVGLESLSSTWLSDPSTVLYSVFLVMTWKYFGFHMVLLLAGRQNIPRELHEAAATDGAGGWQIFRHVTLPLLAPTIRISMFLAVIGSIQLFDLVWVLTGGGPLNASETMAVTMFQYGFRRFEVGYASAISIAMFLISLAFAVLYQRFILRRDLEGAMTTMGDQR, encoded by the coding sequence ATGGACCGCAACCTGAGACGTCGCCGGATCAGCGACCGGATCACCATCGGCCTGTTCCTGCTGCCGGCGCTGGTGCTGTTCGGCGTGCTGGTCGTCGTCCCGATCCTGGTCGCGGCGTACACCAGTCTGTTCCGCTGGAACGGGTTCGGCGGCCTACCGACCGACTTCATCGGCCTGGACAACTTCGTCCGGCTGCTCGACGACCCGGTCTTCATCGGCGACCTGCGACGCGGGGCCCTGCTGGTGGTGCTGTCGGTCACCGTCCAGCTGCCGCTCGCATTGGGGCTGGCCCTGCTGCTGAACCAGAAGCTGCGCGGCCGGGCGGTCTACCGGGTGCTGTTCTTCGCCCCGTACGTGCTGTCCGAGGTCATCACCGCGGTCCTGTTCACCATGGTCTTCAGCCCGAACCGGGGCCTGGCCAACCACGTGCTGGGCCTGGTCGGCCTGGAGAGCCTGAGCTCGACCTGGCTGTCCGACCCGTCGACCGTGCTGTACTCGGTGTTCCTGGTGATGACCTGGAAGTACTTCGGCTTCCACATGGTCCTGCTGCTCGCCGGCAGACAGAACATCCCCCGGGAACTGCACGAGGCGGCGGCGACCGACGGAGCCGGCGGCTGGCAGATCTTCCGGCACGTCACGCTGCCGCTGCTGGCCCCGACTATCCGGATCTCGATGTTCCTGGCCGTGATCGGCAGCATCCAGCTGTTCGACCTGGTCTGGGTGCTCACCGGCGGTGGTCCGCTGAACGCGTCGGAGACCATGGCGGTGACCATGTTCCAGTACGGGTTCCGGCGCTTCGAGGTGGGTTACGCCAGCGCGATCAGCATCGCGATGTTCCTGATCAGCCTGGCCTTCGCCGTGCTGTATCAACGCTTCATCCTGCGCCGCGACCTCGAAGGAGCGATGACCACCATGGGGGACCAGCGATGA